The following are encoded in a window of Castanea sativa cultivar Marrone di Chiusa Pesio chromosome 9, ASM4071231v1 genomic DNA:
- the LOC142610280 gene encoding putative UDP-N-acetylglucosamine--peptide N-acetylglucosaminyltransferase SPINDLY isoform X1 has protein sequence MAWPEKVVGNGREGDPVRDNGFLNGSQSSPSTSSSLVGVVPLHKRFEGKDAIAYANILRSRNKFVDALALYESVLEKDSSNVEAHIGKGICLQMQNMTKLAFESFAEAIRLEPENACALTYCGILYKEEGCLVEAAESYQKALRADPAYKPAAECLAIVLTDIGTGFKLAGSVQEGIQKYYEALKIDPHYAPAYYNLGVVYSEMMQFDLALNCYEKAVLERPMYAEAYCNLGVIYKNRNDLESSIACYERCLAVSPNFEIAKNNMAIALTDLGTKVKLEGDINQGVAYYKKALYYNWHYADAMYNLAVAYGEMLEFDMAIVFYELAIHFNPHCAEACNNLGVIYKDRDNLDKAVECYQLALSIKPNFSQSLNNLGVVFTVQGKMDAAANLIEKAIIANPTYAEAYNNLGVLYRDAGNITLAIDAYEQCLKIDPDSRNAGQNRLLAKNYINEGHDDKLFEAHREWGKRFMRLFPQYTSWDNQKDLERPLVIGYVSPDFFTHSVSYFIEAPLVYHNYEKYKVVVYSAVVKADAKTNRFKERVIKKGGLWRDIYGIDEKKVASMVREDKVDILVELTGHTANNKLGMMACRPAPIQVTWIGYPNTTGLPTIDYRITDSLADPPDTKQKHVEELVRLPECFLCYTPSPEAGPVSPAPALSNGFITFGSFNNLAKITPKVLQVWARILCAVPNSRLVVKCKPFCCDSVRERFLSTLEQLGLESLRVDLLPLILLNHDHMQAYSLMDISLDTFPYAGTTTTCESLYMGVPCVTMAGSVHAHNVGVSLLSKVGLGHLVAKNEDEYVQLALQLASDVTALSDLRAALRDRMSKSPVCDGENYILSLESTYRNMWQRYCKGDVPSSRHIEMQQPVVTEEPDVKNSEPTRITNTRESPPASIKSNGYSPLTSSMPNVSTCEENGGPLNQNINSGKLS, from the exons ATGGCGTGGCCGGAAAAAGTTGTTGGGAATGGGAGAGAGGGTGACCCGGTTAGAGATAATGGTTTCTTGAATGGATCACAGTCGTCTCCTAGTACTAGCAGCTCTCTTGTGGGGGTTGTTCCGCTGCACAAGAGGTTTGAAGGGAAAGATGCCATTGCTTATGCTAACATTCTTCGCTCGAGGAACAAGTTTGTCGATGCCCTTGCTCTTTATGAGAGTGTATTGGAGAAGGATAGTAGTAATGTGGAAGCTCACATTGGTAAAGGGATATGCTTGCAAATGCAGAATATGACAAAGCTTGCGTTTGAAAGCTTTGCTGAGGCCATCAGATTGGAGCCAGAGAATGCTTGTGCCCTTACTTATTGTGGTATTTTGTACAAAGAGGAGGGTTGCCTAGTGGAGGCTGCTGAG TCGTATCAGAAAGCTCTGAGAGCAGATCCCGCATACAAACCAGCTGCAGAATGCCTAGCCATAGTCTTAACAGATATTGGAACTGGCTTTAAGCTTGCTGGGAGCGTTCAAGAGggaattcagaagtattatgaAGCACTCAAAATAGATCCACACTATGCT CCTGCATATTATAATCTTGGTGTCGTCTATTCTGAGATGATGCAATTTGACTTAGCTCTTAATTGCTATGAGAAGGCTGTATTGGAGAGACCTATGTATGCAGAAGCATATTGCAACTTGGGAGTCATATACAAAAATCGTAATGACTTGGAGTCCTCTATTGCTTGTTATGAGAG GTGTCTAGCTGTATCACCAAACTTTGAGATTGCAAAGAATAATATGGCAATAGCCCTGACAGATTTAGGAACAAAG gttaaattGGAGGGTGACATCAATCAAGGTGTGGCATATTACAAAAAGGCTTTGTATTATAATTGGCACTATGCTGATGCTATGTATAATTTAGCGGTTGCTTATGGTGAAATGCTTGAGTTTGACATG GCTATTGTTTTCTATGAACTTGCAATCCACttcaatccccattgtgcggaGGCGTGCAACAATCTGGGAGTAATATATAAAGATCGAGACAACCTTGATAAAGCTGTGGAGTGTTATCAA TTGGCTTTGTCAATCAAACCGAACTTCTCCCAATCATTGAACAATCTTGGTGTTGTTTTCACTGTCCag GGTAAAATGGATGCCGCTGCGAATTTGATTGAGAAAGCTATCATTGCAAATCCCACATACGCAGAGGCATATAATAACTTGG GGGTTCTCTATAGAGATGCTGGCAACATAACTCTCGCTATTGATGCTTATGAGCAATGCCTTAAGATAGATCCTGACTCTCGAAATGCAGGCCAG AATCGATTGCTTGCAAAGAATTACATAAATGAAGGACATGATGATAAACTTTTTGAGGCTCACAG GGAGTGGGGTAAGCGCTTCATGAGGTTATTTCCACAGTACACATCGTGGGACAACCAGAAGGATTTGGAACGACCGCTTGTGATTGGATATGTTTCTCCTGATTTTTTCACTCATTCTGTATCATATTTTATAGAAGCCCCCCTAGTCTATCACAACTATGAAAAGTACAAGGTGGTTGTTTATTCAGCAGTGGTGAAG GCAGATGCAAAAACTAATAGGTTTAAAGAAAGAGTCATAAAAAAGGGTGGGCTATGGAGGGATATATACGGGATTGATGAAAAGAAGGTGGCAAGCATGGTGAGAGAAGATAAAGTTGACATCCTTGTAGAACTTACTGGTCATACAGCTAACAATAAGTTGGGAATGATGGCTTGCCGACCTGCACCCATCCAG GTGACTTGGATTGGCTACCCAAATACAACCGGTTTGCCTACGATTGATTATAGAATCACTGATTCACTGGCAGATCCTCCTGATACAAAGCAAAA GCATGTTGAAGAGTTGGTTCGATTACCAGAATGCTTCCTTTGTTATACACCTTCCCCTGAGGCTGGGCCAGTCTCCCCAGCTCCTGCTCTTTCCAATGGCTTTATTACATTTGGTAGCTTTAATAATCTAGCTAAG ATTACCCCTAAGGTGTTGCAAGTTTGGGCAAGGATTTTATGTGCTGTTCCAAATTCTCGCCTTGTGGTGAAATGTAAACCTTTTTGTTGTGATAGTGTAAGAGAGAGATTTCTTTCAACATTGGAGCAACTGGGTTTAGAATCATTACGTGTTGATCTTCTGCCACTGATTCTTCTTAACCATGATCATATGCAAGCCTATTCTCTTATGGACATTAG CCTGGACACTTTTCCGTATGCTGGAACCACCACAACATGTGAGTCTTTGTACATGGGAGTCCCATGTGTTACTATGGCTGGATCAGTGCATGCTCACAATGTTGGTGTGAGTCTTCTCAGCAAAGTTG GTTTGGGACATCTGGTTGCCAAAAATGAAGATGAATATGTCCAATTGGCACTGCAGTTGGCCTCTGACGTTACAGCCCTCTCAGATTTGAGGGCGGCTCTCAGAGACCGTATGTCTAAGTCCCCTGTCTGTGATGGAGAAAACTATATCCTTAGTCTTGAGTCAACATACCGAAACATGTGGCAGAGATACTGCAAAGGCGATGTGCCATCTTCACGGCACATAGAAATGCAACAGCCTGTGGTTACTGAAGAACCTGATGTTAAAAATTCAGAGCCAACAAGGATTACAAATACAAGAGAAAGCCCTCCTGCGTCTATCAAGAGTAATGGATATAGTCCACTTACATCATCAATGCCTAACGTTTCTACTTGTGAAGAAAATGGGGGTCCATTGAATCAGAATATTAACTCAGGCAAGCTGAGCTGA
- the LOC142610280 gene encoding putative UDP-N-acetylglucosamine--peptide N-acetylglucosaminyltransferase SPINDLY isoform X2, with translation MLMTSYQKALRADPAYKPAAECLAIVLTDIGTGFKLAGSVQEGIQKYYEALKIDPHYAPAYYNLGVVYSEMMQFDLALNCYEKAVLERPMYAEAYCNLGVIYKNRNDLESSIACYERCLAVSPNFEIAKNNMAIALTDLGTKVKLEGDINQGVAYYKKALYYNWHYADAMYNLAVAYGEMLEFDMAIVFYELAIHFNPHCAEACNNLGVIYKDRDNLDKAVECYQLALSIKPNFSQSLNNLGVVFTVQGKMDAAANLIEKAIIANPTYAEAYNNLGVLYRDAGNITLAIDAYEQCLKIDPDSRNAGQNRLLAKNYINEGHDDKLFEAHREWGKRFMRLFPQYTSWDNQKDLERPLVIGYVSPDFFTHSVSYFIEAPLVYHNYEKYKVVVYSAVVKADAKTNRFKERVIKKGGLWRDIYGIDEKKVASMVREDKVDILVELTGHTANNKLGMMACRPAPIQVTWIGYPNTTGLPTIDYRITDSLADPPDTKQKHVEELVRLPECFLCYTPSPEAGPVSPAPALSNGFITFGSFNNLAKITPKVLQVWARILCAVPNSRLVVKCKPFCCDSVRERFLSTLEQLGLESLRVDLLPLILLNHDHMQAYSLMDISLDTFPYAGTTTTCESLYMGVPCVTMAGSVHAHNVGVSLLSKVGLGHLVAKNEDEYVQLALQLASDVTALSDLRAALRDRMSKSPVCDGENYILSLESTYRNMWQRYCKGDVPSSRHIEMQQPVVTEEPDVKNSEPTRITNTRESPPASIKSNGYSPLTSSMPNVSTCEENGGPLNQNINSGKLS, from the exons ATGCTTATGACA TCGTATCAGAAAGCTCTGAGAGCAGATCCCGCATACAAACCAGCTGCAGAATGCCTAGCCATAGTCTTAACAGATATTGGAACTGGCTTTAAGCTTGCTGGGAGCGTTCAAGAGggaattcagaagtattatgaAGCACTCAAAATAGATCCACACTATGCT CCTGCATATTATAATCTTGGTGTCGTCTATTCTGAGATGATGCAATTTGACTTAGCTCTTAATTGCTATGAGAAGGCTGTATTGGAGAGACCTATGTATGCAGAAGCATATTGCAACTTGGGAGTCATATACAAAAATCGTAATGACTTGGAGTCCTCTATTGCTTGTTATGAGAG GTGTCTAGCTGTATCACCAAACTTTGAGATTGCAAAGAATAATATGGCAATAGCCCTGACAGATTTAGGAACAAAG gttaaattGGAGGGTGACATCAATCAAGGTGTGGCATATTACAAAAAGGCTTTGTATTATAATTGGCACTATGCTGATGCTATGTATAATTTAGCGGTTGCTTATGGTGAAATGCTTGAGTTTGACATG GCTATTGTTTTCTATGAACTTGCAATCCACttcaatccccattgtgcggaGGCGTGCAACAATCTGGGAGTAATATATAAAGATCGAGACAACCTTGATAAAGCTGTGGAGTGTTATCAA TTGGCTTTGTCAATCAAACCGAACTTCTCCCAATCATTGAACAATCTTGGTGTTGTTTTCACTGTCCag GGTAAAATGGATGCCGCTGCGAATTTGATTGAGAAAGCTATCATTGCAAATCCCACATACGCAGAGGCATATAATAACTTGG GGGTTCTCTATAGAGATGCTGGCAACATAACTCTCGCTATTGATGCTTATGAGCAATGCCTTAAGATAGATCCTGACTCTCGAAATGCAGGCCAG AATCGATTGCTTGCAAAGAATTACATAAATGAAGGACATGATGATAAACTTTTTGAGGCTCACAG GGAGTGGGGTAAGCGCTTCATGAGGTTATTTCCACAGTACACATCGTGGGACAACCAGAAGGATTTGGAACGACCGCTTGTGATTGGATATGTTTCTCCTGATTTTTTCACTCATTCTGTATCATATTTTATAGAAGCCCCCCTAGTCTATCACAACTATGAAAAGTACAAGGTGGTTGTTTATTCAGCAGTGGTGAAG GCAGATGCAAAAACTAATAGGTTTAAAGAAAGAGTCATAAAAAAGGGTGGGCTATGGAGGGATATATACGGGATTGATGAAAAGAAGGTGGCAAGCATGGTGAGAGAAGATAAAGTTGACATCCTTGTAGAACTTACTGGTCATACAGCTAACAATAAGTTGGGAATGATGGCTTGCCGACCTGCACCCATCCAG GTGACTTGGATTGGCTACCCAAATACAACCGGTTTGCCTACGATTGATTATAGAATCACTGATTCACTGGCAGATCCTCCTGATACAAAGCAAAA GCATGTTGAAGAGTTGGTTCGATTACCAGAATGCTTCCTTTGTTATACACCTTCCCCTGAGGCTGGGCCAGTCTCCCCAGCTCCTGCTCTTTCCAATGGCTTTATTACATTTGGTAGCTTTAATAATCTAGCTAAG ATTACCCCTAAGGTGTTGCAAGTTTGGGCAAGGATTTTATGTGCTGTTCCAAATTCTCGCCTTGTGGTGAAATGTAAACCTTTTTGTTGTGATAGTGTAAGAGAGAGATTTCTTTCAACATTGGAGCAACTGGGTTTAGAATCATTACGTGTTGATCTTCTGCCACTGATTCTTCTTAACCATGATCATATGCAAGCCTATTCTCTTATGGACATTAG CCTGGACACTTTTCCGTATGCTGGAACCACCACAACATGTGAGTCTTTGTACATGGGAGTCCCATGTGTTACTATGGCTGGATCAGTGCATGCTCACAATGTTGGTGTGAGTCTTCTCAGCAAAGTTG GTTTGGGACATCTGGTTGCCAAAAATGAAGATGAATATGTCCAATTGGCACTGCAGTTGGCCTCTGACGTTACAGCCCTCTCAGATTTGAGGGCGGCTCTCAGAGACCGTATGTCTAAGTCCCCTGTCTGTGATGGAGAAAACTATATCCTTAGTCTTGAGTCAACATACCGAAACATGTGGCAGAGATACTGCAAAGGCGATGTGCCATCTTCACGGCACATAGAAATGCAACAGCCTGTGGTTACTGAAGAACCTGATGTTAAAAATTCAGAGCCAACAAGGATTACAAATACAAGAGAAAGCCCTCCTGCGTCTATCAAGAGTAATGGATATAGTCCACTTACATCATCAATGCCTAACGTTTCTACTTGTGAAGAAAATGGGGGTCCATTGAATCAGAATATTAACTCAGGCAAGCTGAGCTGA
- the LOC142609720 gene encoding peptidyl-prolyl cis-trans isomerase CYP18-2 encodes MWASAEGGPPEVTLETSMGSFTVELYYKHTPRTCRNFIELSRRNYYDNVKFHRIIKDFMVQGGDPTGTGRGGESIYGSKFDDEIKPELKHTGAGILSMANAGPNTNGSQFFITLAPCPSLDGKHTIFGRVCRGMEIIKRLGSVQTDNNDRPIHDVKILRTLVKD; translated from the exons ATGTGGGCCAGTGCGGAAGGAGGGCCTCCGGAGGTGACACTGGAAACCTCCATGGGTTCTTTCACCGTTGAG CTATACTACAAGCACACACCGAGAACTTGCAGGAACTTCATTGAACTCTCTCGCAGGAACTACTACGACAACGTTAAATTCCATAGAATCATCAAG GATTTTATGGTGCAAGGTGGGGATCCCACTGGAACAGGAAGAGGTGGAGAATCCATATATGG TTCAAAGTTTGATGATGAGATTAAACCAGAGTTGAAGCACACTGGGGCCGGTATTTTGTCCATGGCAAATGCTGGTCCAAATACAAATGGAAGTCAGTTCTTCATAACCCTGGCTCCATGTCCATCACTGGACG GAAAACATACCATATTTGGAAGAGTTTGTAGGGGAATGGAGATAATCAAAAGACTTGGCAGTGTCCAAACTGATAATAATGACAG ACCCATCCATGATGTGAAGATACTACGGACATTGGTCAAAGATTAA